From Nonomuraea helvata, a single genomic window includes:
- the secG gene encoding preprotein translocase subunit SecG, with amino-acid sequence MEIGISIALILASGLMILLVLLHKGKGGGLSDMFGGGFSSNFGGSSVVERNLDRLTVITGTIWFVCIIALGLLMKP; translated from the coding sequence GTGGAAATCGGAATCTCCATCGCCCTCATCCTGGCGAGCGGTCTCATGATCCTGCTCGTGCTGCTCCACAAGGGCAAGGGTGGCGGCCTGTCTGACATGTTCGGCGGCGGTTTCTCGTCGAACTTCGGTGGTTCCTCGGTGGTGGAGCGCAACCTCGACCGGCTGACCGTCATCACGGGCACCATCTGGTTCGTCTGCATCATCGCTCTCGGCTTGCTCATGAAGCCCTGA
- a CDS encoding GNAT family N-acetyltransferase, whose translation MGFLRIRTTVDERPGRLASLTAALAARGGNILGLSVQSDADGTVDEFVADIPANPETVREALEAAGGRRVQVVPATAHELTDEPTRALLLASRLRSMPWRLPDLLAELLRADDARWIYGEAVSDLPDPTQLVVPVAPRRAVRLRRAELPFTLTEAARAASFARLAQPATEQAVADRAIKLADGAEVTVRPLTSIYREAVRDLHDRCSPESRRFRYFTSMPTLPARMFDRLCDRNRAHSLVAGHDGQVVGMANLMFTPDPGIAEMAFLVEDRWQGRGLGTAMARMLVRGARDLGYAEVRATMLSDNAKMRRMLISLGATLGYTEDPGVMEARLPVGALASA comes from the coding sequence ATGGGATTCTTGCGCATCCGCACCACGGTGGACGAGCGACCCGGCCGGCTGGCCTCACTCACCGCGGCCCTGGCAGCCAGGGGCGGCAATATCCTCGGGCTGAGCGTGCAGTCCGACGCGGACGGCACCGTCGACGAGTTCGTCGCCGACATCCCCGCCAACCCCGAGACGGTGCGCGAGGCGCTGGAGGCGGCCGGGGGCCGCCGGGTCCAGGTGGTCCCCGCCACCGCCCACGAGCTGACCGACGAGCCCACCAGGGCGCTGCTGCTGGCCTCCAGGCTGCGCTCCATGCCGTGGCGGCTGCCCGACCTCCTGGCCGAGTTGCTGCGCGCCGACGACGCCAGGTGGATCTATGGTGAAGCGGTGAGTGATCTTCCCGACCCGACCCAGCTCGTCGTCCCCGTGGCCCCCAGAAGGGCGGTACGGCTGCGCCGTGCGGAGCTGCCGTTCACGCTGACCGAGGCGGCCAGGGCGGCCTCCTTCGCCCGGCTCGCCCAGCCCGCCACCGAGCAGGCCGTGGCCGACCGCGCGATCAAGCTCGCCGACGGCGCGGAGGTCACAGTCCGCCCGCTCACCTCGATCTACCGCGAGGCCGTACGCGACCTGCACGACCGGTGCTCGCCCGAGTCGCGCAGGTTCCGCTACTTCACCTCGATGCCGACGCTGCCGGCGCGCATGTTCGACCGGCTCTGCGACAGGAACAGGGCACATTCGCTGGTCGCCGGGCATGACGGGCAGGTCGTGGGGATGGCCAACCTCATGTTCACCCCCGACCCCGGCATCGCCGAGATGGCCTTCCTGGTCGAGGACCGCTGGCAGGGGCGCGGTCTGGGCACGGCGATGGCCAGGATGCTCGTGCGGGGCGCCCGCGACCTCGGGTACGCGGAGGTCAGGGCCACCATGCTGTCCGACAACGCCAAGATGCGCAGGATGCTGATCTCGCTGGGCGCCACGCTGGGTTACACCGAGGACCCGGGCGTCATGGAGGCCAGACTGCCGGTCGGCGCGCTGGCGTCGGCTTAG
- a CDS encoding gluconeogenesis factor YvcK family protein: MALGGGHGLYASLSALRMVTDRLTAVVTVADDGGSSGRLRRELGVLPPGDLRMALAALCGDDEWGSTWSEVVQHRFRSEGELHGHAVGNLLIVALWELLGDPVAGLDWVGRLLGAHGRVLPMASVPLDIVAEVELDGVISIVRGQVACALTPGRVQAISLVPEDPPARPEAVEAVLDSDWLVFGPGSWFTSVLPHLKVPELARALHATKAKRLVTLNLAPQPGETDDFSPQQHLEVLRQHAPDLAIDVVLADTGVVDDPGALEKAAGALGARLVMADVAAADGSPRHDPRRLASVLDEIFLQKR, translated from the coding sequence GTGGCGCTGGGCGGCGGGCACGGGCTCTACGCGTCCCTGTCCGCGTTAAGGATGGTGACCGACCGGCTGACGGCCGTGGTGACCGTCGCCGACGACGGCGGGTCCAGCGGGCGGCTGCGGCGCGAGCTCGGCGTGCTGCCACCCGGCGACCTGCGGATGGCGCTCGCCGCACTGTGCGGCGACGACGAGTGGGGCAGCACGTGGAGCGAGGTCGTGCAGCACCGCTTCCGCAGCGAGGGCGAGCTGCACGGGCACGCCGTCGGCAACCTGCTCATCGTCGCCCTGTGGGAGCTGCTCGGCGACCCCGTGGCCGGGCTCGACTGGGTCGGCCGGCTGCTGGGCGCGCACGGCCGCGTGCTGCCGATGGCGTCGGTGCCGCTCGACATCGTCGCCGAGGTCGAGCTCGACGGCGTCATCTCGATCGTGCGCGGGCAGGTGGCCTGCGCGCTGACGCCCGGACGCGTGCAGGCGATCTCCCTCGTGCCCGAGGACCCGCCCGCGCGGCCCGAGGCGGTCGAGGCGGTGCTGGACAGCGACTGGTTGGTGTTCGGGCCGGGGTCGTGGTTCACCAGCGTGCTGCCCCACCTCAAGGTGCCCGAGCTCGCGAGGGCCCTGCACGCGACCAAGGCCAAGCGGCTCGTCACGCTCAACCTGGCGCCCCAGCCGGGCGAGACCGATGACTTCTCCCCTCAGCAACACCTGGAGGTGCTCAGACAGCACGCGCCTGACCTGGCGATCGACGTCGTGCTCGCCGACACCGGGGTGGTGGACGACCCGGGCGCGCTGGAGAAGGCCGCCGGCGCGCTCGGCGCTCGGCTCGTGATGGCCGACGTGGCCGCCGCCGACGGCTCCCCGAGGCATGACCCACGACGTCTTGCCTCCGTCCTGGACGAGATTTTCCTCCAGAAGCGTTGA
- a CDS encoding amidohydrolase — MNILFRGGRVFTPKGVLSEAVLVSDGMIAAVGPEGELARQVPSHETVDLDGGLLVPGFTDAHMHPIQAGLERSKCDLSEHFGLDAYIAVIADYAAKNPGKEWIDGGGWDMSAFPGGLPHREQLDFLDRPAYLIQRDHHAAWVNTRALREAGITRDTPDPADGRIERDAAGEPTGVLHEGAMDLVGLLTPRPTAQDLEDALADAQEHLFSLGITGWQDAIVGSYAGSQDQLPTYLAAARSGRLRARVVGALWWDRTRGLDQVEELVERRAAAEGLDRFMATSVKIMQDGITENFTAATLEPYCLCGGTGLSYVDPQKLKEYVAELDRLGFQVHFHAIGERAVREALDSFEGTSPGNRHHIAHLQIIEPSDVPRFAALGVTANLQPLWATHHAQMDELTLPYLGEPRSSWQYPFADLLAHGTRFCAGSDWPVSDADPLQGMHVAVNRTEPGGSVHASYPTAQTPFLPGQRIDLAAAMTAYTEGSAWINRSPAGAMEPGRPADLVVLDRDPFELPAGDIWTTRTRMTFVDGDAVYERR; from the coding sequence ATGAACATCCTCTTCCGAGGAGGCCGAGTCTTCACCCCGAAGGGCGTGCTGTCCGAGGCCGTGCTGGTGAGCGATGGCATGATCGCCGCGGTGGGCCCCGAGGGAGAGCTGGCGCGCCAGGTGCCGTCCCACGAGACGGTGGACCTGGACGGCGGCCTGCTGGTGCCGGGTTTCACGGATGCGCACATGCACCCGATCCAGGCAGGCCTCGAACGGTCGAAGTGCGATTTGTCCGAGCATTTCGGCCTTGACGCGTACATAGCCGTGATAGCCGACTACGCCGCGAAAAATCCTGGCAAAGAGTGGATCGATGGCGGCGGCTGGGACATGTCGGCGTTCCCCGGCGGCCTCCCCCACCGCGAGCAGCTCGACTTCCTCGACCGCCCCGCGTACCTCATCCAGCGTGACCACCACGCCGCCTGGGTCAACACCCGAGCCCTGCGGGAGGCCGGCATCACGAGGGACACGCCGGACCCGGCCGACGGCCGCATAGAGCGCGACGCCGCAGGCGAGCCCACCGGGGTCCTGCACGAGGGCGCGATGGACCTCGTCGGCCTGCTCACTCCCCGCCCGACCGCCCAGGACCTGGAGGACGCGCTGGCGGACGCGCAGGAGCACCTGTTCTCGCTGGGCATCACAGGCTGGCAGGACGCCATCGTGGGCTCCTACGCCGGTTCGCAGGACCAACTGCCCACCTACCTGGCCGCGGCCCGCTCAGGCAGGCTCAGGGCACGCGTGGTGGGCGCTCTGTGGTGGGACCGGACGCGCGGCCTGGACCAGGTAGAAGAGCTGGTCGAACGCCGGGCCGCCGCCGAAGGGCTCGACCGCTTCATGGCCACCTCGGTCAAGATCATGCAGGACGGCATCACCGAGAACTTCACGGCCGCCACCCTGGAGCCGTACTGCCTGTGCGGCGGCACGGGCCTGTCGTACGTGGACCCGCAGAAGCTCAAGGAGTACGTCGCCGAGCTGGACAGGCTCGGCTTCCAGGTGCACTTCCACGCCATCGGCGAGCGGGCCGTGCGCGAGGCCCTGGACAGCTTCGAGGGCACGAGCCCCGGCAACCGGCACCACATCGCCCACCTGCAGATCATCGAGCCGTCGGACGTGCCGCGCTTCGCCGCCCTGGGCGTCACCGCCAACCTGCAGCCGCTGTGGGCCACGCACCACGCCCAGATGGACGAGCTGACGCTGCCGTACCTGGGGGAGCCGCGCTCGTCGTGGCAGTACCCGTTCGCGGACCTGCTGGCGCACGGCACCCGCTTCTGCGCGGGCAGCGACTGGCCGGTCTCCGACGCCGACCCGCTCCAGGGCATGCACGTCGCGGTGAACCGCACCGAGCCGGGCGGCTCGGTGCACGCGAGCTATCCGACCGCGCAGACCCCGTTCCTGCCCGGCCAGCGCATCGACCTGGCCGCGGCCATGACCGCGTACACGGAGGGCTCGGCCTGGATCAACCGCTCCCCCGCCGGCGCCATGGAGCCGGGCCGCCCGGCCGACCTGGTGGTGCTGGACCGCGACCCGTTCGAGCTCCCGGCCGGCGACATCTGGACGACGCGGACGCGCATGACGTTCGTGGACGGCGACGCGGTCTACGAGCGCCGCTGA
- the whiA gene encoding DNA-binding protein WhiA: MAMTGVVKDELSRLPVLKPCCRKAEVSTLLRFASGLHLVGGRIVIEAELDTNATARRLIKDIGEVFGHKAEVLVLAPAGLRKGSRYVVRVYRDGEALARQTGLIDNHGRPVRGLPRQVVAGAACDAEAAWRGAFLAHGSLTEPGRSMSLEVTCPGPEAALALVGSARRLKIHAKAREVRGVDRVVVRDGDAISALLTRLGAHDSVLAWEERRMRREVRATANRLANFDDANLRRSARAAVAAGARVQRALEILGEEAPDHLVVAGRLRVEHKQASLEELGQIADPPLTKDAIAGRIRRLLAMADKRASDLGIPNTEANLTVDMLAP; the protein is encoded by the coding sequence ATGGCCATGACAGGTGTGGTGAAGGACGAGCTGAGTCGCCTGCCGGTGCTGAAGCCGTGCTGCCGTAAGGCGGAGGTTTCGACGCTGCTGCGGTTCGCGAGCGGCCTCCACCTGGTGGGCGGGCGGATCGTGATCGAGGCTGAGCTCGACACCAACGCCACCGCGCGGCGGCTGATCAAGGACATCGGTGAGGTGTTCGGGCACAAGGCCGAGGTTCTCGTGCTCGCTCCCGCCGGGTTGCGTAAGGGCTCGCGCTACGTCGTACGCGTCTACCGCGACGGCGAGGCGTTGGCCCGGCAGACGGGCCTGATCGACAACCACGGCCGCCCGGTGCGCGGTCTGCCCCGCCAGGTCGTGGCGGGCGCGGCCTGCGACGCGGAGGCCGCCTGGCGTGGCGCGTTCCTCGCGCACGGCTCCCTCACCGAGCCGGGCCGCTCGATGTCGCTCGAGGTCACGTGCCCGGGTCCGGAGGCGGCGCTCGCGCTGGTGGGCTCGGCCCGGCGCCTGAAGATCCACGCCAAGGCGCGTGAGGTGCGCGGAGTGGACCGCGTCGTGGTGCGTGACGGCGACGCGATCAGCGCGCTGCTCACCCGGCTGGGGGCGCACGACAGCGTGCTGGCCTGGGAGGAACGCCGGATGCGCCGCGAGGTGCGCGCCACCGCCAACCGGCTGGCCAACTTCGACGACGCCAACCTGCGGCGCTCGGCCCGTGCGGCGGTCGCGGCCGGGGCCCGGGTGCAGCGGGCGCTGGAGATCCTGGGGGAGGAGGCGCCGGATCACCTGGTGGTGGCCGGGCGGCTGCGGGTGGAGCACAAGCAGGCGTCCCTGGAGGAGCTGGGGCAGATCGCCGACCCGCCGCTGACCAAGGACGCCATCGCGGGACGCATCCGCCGCCTGCTCGCCATGGCCGACAAGCGCGCCTCCGACCTGGGGATCCCCAACACCGAGGCCAACCTCACCGTCGACATGCTCGCCCCCTGA
- a CDS encoding phosphoglycerate kinase encodes MRTLDDLDVKGRRVLVRADLNVPLDGETITDDGRIRASVPTIRTLVDRGAKVVVCAHLGRPKGKVDPKYSLRPVAGRLGELLGQEVAFATDVVGDSAGSTVEQLQDGQVALLENLRYEPGEESKDDAERGAFAEKLAGLAELYVGDGFGAVHRKHASVYDVPKLLPHAAGGLVVAEVEVLKKLTESPERPYAVVLGGAKVSDKLGVIANLLTKVDRLLIGGGMAYTFLKAQGHEVGKSLLQEDQLDQVRGFLNEAAERGVELVLPVDILAAVTFAPDAEHDVVEATAIPADREGLDIGPKTRELFASKLADAGTVFWNGPMGVFEFDAFSGGTRAVAEALIARTGSGGAFTVVGGGDSAAAVRKLGLPEDGFSHISTGGGASLEYLEGKTLPGLAALED; translated from the coding sequence ATGCGCACGCTCGACGATCTCGACGTGAAGGGGCGGCGCGTGCTCGTGCGCGCCGACCTCAACGTCCCCCTCGACGGGGAGACGATCACCGACGACGGCCGCATCCGGGCGTCGGTGCCGACGATCAGGACGCTGGTGGACCGGGGCGCCAAGGTCGTCGTCTGTGCCCACTTGGGCAGGCCCAAGGGCAAGGTCGATCCGAAATACTCGCTCAGGCCGGTGGCCGGACGCCTGGGCGAGCTGCTCGGCCAGGAGGTCGCCTTCGCCACCGACGTGGTCGGCGACAGCGCCGGGAGCACGGTCGAACAGCTCCAGGACGGCCAGGTGGCGCTGCTGGAGAACCTGCGCTACGAGCCGGGCGAGGAGTCCAAGGACGACGCTGAGCGGGGCGCGTTCGCGGAGAAGCTGGCCGGGCTGGCCGAGCTCTACGTGGGTGACGGGTTCGGCGCGGTGCACCGCAAGCACGCCAGCGTCTACGACGTGCCCAAGCTGCTGCCGCACGCGGCGGGCGGCCTGGTCGTGGCCGAGGTCGAGGTGCTGAAGAAGCTCACCGAGAGCCCCGAGCGGCCCTACGCCGTGGTGCTGGGCGGCGCCAAGGTCTCCGACAAGCTCGGCGTCATCGCCAACCTGCTGACCAAGGTCGACCGGCTGCTGATCGGCGGCGGCATGGCGTACACCTTCCTCAAGGCCCAGGGCCACGAGGTCGGCAAGTCGCTGCTCCAGGAGGACCAGCTCGACCAGGTGCGCGGCTTCCTCAACGAGGCCGCCGAGCGCGGCGTCGAGCTGGTGCTGCCCGTCGACATCCTGGCGGCGGTCACGTTCGCGCCGGACGCCGAGCACGACGTGGTCGAGGCCACGGCGATCCCGGCCGACCGCGAGGGGCTCGACATCGGCCCCAAGACACGCGAGCTGTTCGCCTCCAAGCTGGCCGACGCCGGCACCGTCTTCTGGAACGGCCCCATGGGCGTGTTCGAGTTCGACGCGTTCTCCGGCGGCACCAGGGCGGTGGCCGAGGCGCTGATCGCCCGTACCGGCAGCGGAGGGGCCTTCACCGTGGTGGGCGGCGGCGACTCGGCGGCCGCCGTACGGAAGCTGGGGCTCCCCGAGGACGGTTTCTCGCACATCTCCACCGGTGGCGGGGCCAGCCTCGAATATCTTGAGGGCAAGACCCTTCCCGGACTCGCGGCTTTGGAGGACTGA
- the gap gene encoding type I glyceraldehyde-3-phosphate dehydrogenase — translation MSIRVGVNGFGRIGRNFWRAVAASGKDIEIVAVNDLTDNATLAHLLKYDSILGRLPYEVKASSDEITVDGKAIKVFEERDPGKLPWGDLGVDVVVESTGLFTDATKAKVHAENGAKKVIISAPAKNEDVTIVMGVNEGSYDPASHTIISNASCTTNCLAPMAKVLHDTFTIEKGLMTTIHAYTQDQNLQDGPHKDLRRARAAALNVVPTSTGAAKAIGLVLPELKGKLDGFAMRVPIPTGSATDLTVDVSREVTVEEVNAAVKAAAEGPLKGILSYTEDEIVSSDIVTDPASCIFDAGLTKVIGNQVKVVGWYDNEWGYSNRLADLIELVGRDL, via the coding sequence GTGAGCATCCGCGTAGGCGTCAACGGCTTCGGCCGCATCGGCCGCAACTTCTGGCGCGCTGTGGCCGCCAGCGGCAAGGACATCGAGATCGTCGCGGTCAACGACCTGACTGACAACGCGACGCTCGCTCACCTGCTGAAGTACGACAGCATCCTGGGCCGTCTGCCGTACGAGGTGAAGGCCTCCAGCGACGAGATCACCGTCGACGGCAAGGCGATCAAGGTCTTCGAGGAGCGCGACCCGGGCAAGCTGCCCTGGGGCGACCTCGGTGTCGACGTGGTCGTCGAGTCGACGGGTCTGTTCACCGACGCCACCAAGGCCAAGGTGCACGCCGAGAACGGCGCGAAGAAGGTCATCATCTCCGCCCCGGCGAAGAACGAGGACGTCACGATCGTGATGGGCGTCAACGAGGGGTCCTACGACCCGGCCAGCCACACGATCATCTCCAACGCCTCCTGCACCACCAACTGCCTGGCGCCGATGGCCAAGGTCCTCCACGACACCTTCACCATCGAGAAGGGTCTGATGACCACCATCCACGCCTACACGCAGGACCAGAACCTGCAGGACGGCCCGCACAAGGACCTGCGTCGCGCCCGCGCCGCCGCGCTCAACGTGGTGCCCACCTCGACCGGCGCCGCCAAGGCCATCGGCCTGGTCCTGCCCGAGCTCAAGGGCAAGCTCGACGGCTTCGCCATGCGCGTGCCGATCCCCACCGGCTCGGCCACCGACCTCACCGTCGACGTCAGCCGCGAGGTCACCGTCGAGGAGGTCAACGCCGCGGTCAAGGCCGCCGCCGAGGGCCCGCTCAAGGGCATCCTCAGCTACACCGAGGACGAGATCGTCTCCTCCGACATCGTCACCGACCCGGCCTCGTGCATCTTCGACGCCGGTCTCACCAAGGTGATCGGCAACCAGGTCAAGGTCGTCGGCTGGTACGACAACGAGTGGGGCTACTCCAACCGCCTCGCCGACCTGATCGAGCTGGTCGGCCGCGACCTCTGA
- the rapZ gene encoding RNase adapter RapZ: MSTEPAFVIVTGMSGAGRSTAAKALEDLGWFVIDNLPPGLLFAMAEEAGKVKLAADKVAAVVDVRSLAFTTDLNAAIEELEGRGVRVRVVFLEASDEELVRRFENVRRPHPLQGEGRLVDGITRERGILREVRANADLVIDTSSHNVHDLRNKIVAYFGGEDRPGLRLNIVSFGFKYGLPVDADLVVDCRFLPNPHWVPELRPMTGLESPVSDYVLGQPGAKEFLDAYEEVLRVVVAGYAREGKSYATLAVGCTGGKHRSVAMAEQIAARLHDRDMEVQVSHRDVGRE; this comes from the coding sequence ATGAGCACGGAGCCGGCGTTCGTCATCGTCACCGGCATGTCAGGGGCGGGGCGCAGCACAGCCGCCAAAGCGCTCGAGGACCTGGGCTGGTTCGTCATCGACAACCTGCCGCCCGGGCTGCTGTTCGCGATGGCGGAGGAGGCGGGCAAGGTCAAGCTGGCCGCCGACAAGGTGGCGGCCGTCGTGGACGTCCGCAGCCTGGCCTTCACCACCGACCTCAACGCCGCCATCGAGGAGCTCGAAGGGCGCGGCGTGCGGGTCCGGGTCGTGTTCCTCGAGGCCAGCGACGAGGAGCTGGTGCGCAGGTTCGAGAACGTCCGCAGGCCGCACCCCCTCCAGGGCGAGGGGCGGCTCGTCGACGGGATCACCCGCGAGCGGGGCATCCTGCGGGAGGTCAGGGCCAATGCCGACCTGGTGATCGACACCTCCTCGCACAACGTCCACGACCTGCGTAACAAGATCGTCGCGTACTTCGGCGGTGAGGACCGGCCGGGGCTGCGGCTCAACATCGTGTCCTTCGGGTTCAAGTACGGCCTGCCGGTGGACGCCGACCTCGTGGTCGACTGCCGGTTCCTGCCCAACCCGCACTGGGTGCCCGAGCTGCGGCCGATGACCGGGCTCGAGTCGCCGGTGAGCGACTACGTGCTGGGGCAGCCGGGGGCCAAGGAGTTCCTCGACGCGTACGAGGAGGTCCTGCGGGTGGTCGTCGCCGGATACGCCCGCGAGGGCAAGAGCTACGCCACGCTGGCGGTGGGCTGCACGGGAGGCAAGCACCGCAGCGTGGCCATGGCCGAGCAGATCGCCGCCCGCCTGCATGACCGCGACATGGAGGTCCAGGTGAGCCATCGGGATGTGGGGCGGGAGTGA
- a CDS encoding RNA polymerase-binding protein RbpA: MGSGNAIRGSRVGAGPMGEAERGEAAPRVRVSFWCANMHETRPSFASDAAVPENWDCPRCGLPAGQDESAPPAPPKNEPYKTHLAYVKERRSDKDGKAILEEALERLRNNKSPW; this comes from the coding sequence GTGGGTAGTGGCAACGCGATCCGTGGCAGTCGAGTCGGAGCCGGCCCGATGGGGGAGGCCGAGCGCGGCGAGGCAGCTCCGAGAGTGCGGGTCTCGTTCTGGTGCGCCAACATGCACGAGACGCGCCCCAGTTTCGCCAGTGACGCGGCGGTCCCCGAGAATTGGGACTGCCCCCGTTGCGGCCTTCCTGCCGGACAGGACGAGTCGGCCCCACCTGCCCCGCCGAAGAACGAGCCGTACAAGACGCATCTTGCCTACGTGAAGGAGCGCAGGAGCGACAAGGACGGCAAGGCGATCCTCGAGGAGGCACTGGAGCGCCTGCGTAACAACAAGTCCCCCTGGTAG
- the tpiA gene encoding triose-phosphate isomerase produces MTQRKPLIAGNWKMNLNHLEAIALVQKLAFALNDKDFDKVDVAVLPPFTDLRSVQTLVDGDKLRIVYGAQDLSQYDAGAYTGEISGAMLAKLGCTYTVVGHSERRQYHGEDDDLVNAKVQAAYRHSLTPILCVGEGLAVRQEGGHIAHSLGQLDAALRKISAEQAKSIVVAYEPVWAIGTGEVATPEDAQEVCGALRVRLAELYDPEVASGVRILYGGSVKSGNIAGIMAQPDVDGALVGGASIDAGEFAKICRFYGMPG; encoded by the coding sequence TTGACCCAGCGGAAGCCGCTCATCGCCGGCAACTGGAAGATGAACCTCAACCACCTCGAGGCCATCGCGCTGGTCCAGAAGCTCGCCTTCGCGCTCAACGACAAGGACTTCGACAAGGTCGACGTCGCCGTCCTGCCGCCGTTCACCGATCTGCGCAGCGTGCAGACGCTGGTCGACGGCGACAAGCTCAGGATCGTGTACGGCGCGCAGGACCTGTCGCAGTACGACGCGGGCGCCTACACCGGTGAGATCTCGGGCGCCATGCTGGCCAAGCTGGGCTGCACGTACACGGTCGTGGGCCACTCCGAGCGCCGGCAGTACCACGGCGAGGACGACGACCTGGTCAACGCCAAGGTGCAGGCCGCCTACCGCCACTCGCTCACCCCGATCCTCTGCGTCGGAGAGGGCCTGGCGGTGCGTCAAGAGGGCGGCCACATCGCGCACAGTCTCGGTCAACTCGACGCCGCGCTGCGCAAAATCAGCGCCGAGCAGGCAAAATCGATAGTGGTGGCCTACGAGCCGGTGTGGGCGATCGGCACCGGCGAGGTGGCCACCCCGGAGGACGCCCAGGAGGTGTGTGGTGCGCTGCGAGTCAGACTCGCTGAGCTCTACGACCCCGAAGTGGCCTCCGGCGTCCGTATTCTTTACGGAGGCTCGGTCAAGTCAGGCAATATCGCAGGGATCATGGCACAACCCGATGTCGACGGCGCGCTCGTGGGCGGCGCCAGCATCGACGCCGGGGAGTTCGCGAAGATCTGCCGTTTCTACGGTATGCCAGGCTAA